A genomic segment from Branchiostoma floridae strain S238N-H82 chromosome 7, Bfl_VNyyK, whole genome shotgun sequence encodes:
- the LOC118419675 gene encoding proteolipid protein DM beta-like isoform X2: MKRGYELQTGEKEGCCDACIRCLGRIPYASLIATILLAAGIAVFCGSFYTAVIQTRTLFSFDFRSVTDNFFNLTEALKWSAVGITAFMGVYAFILLLIGFLATGASKEKKYCGFGTGLGSRITVAFFLVLTYIIFIGWLLMSCMGVIPSLFFYLTVIVKATPYTVGNQNCLNLQQFGLDVVFNTTNNNTPGNTALGSNMWEYCGNDYNKFQADGFQLFNLYIVALVGALVVTISLVHYLTCLSVNYAHLKNMARSNKYKDTNNYHGHEEQELHSY; encoded by the exons ATGAAGCGAGGTTATGAGTTACAGACAGGGGAAAAGGAAG GGTGCTGTGACGCGTGTATCAGGTGTTTAGGGCGGATTCCCTACGCCTCCCTCATCGCCACCATTTTGCTGGCGGCCGGGATCGCCGTGTTCTGCGGGTCGTTCTACACCGCGGTTATCCAGACACGGACCCTCTTCAGCTTTGACTTTAGATCAGTTACAGACAATTTCTTCAATCT CACGGAAGCTCTAAAATGGAGTGCTGTCGGCATCACTGCGTTTATGGGTGTCTATGCCTTCATCCTGCTCCTGATCGGTTTCCTAGCAACCGGCGCCAGCAAAGAGAAGAAGTACTGTGGCTTTGGCACCGGGCTGGGCAGCAGGATAACTGTGGCATTT TTCCTTGTGCTGACATACATCATCTTCATTGGATGGCTGCTGATGTCCTGCATGGGGGTCATCCCCTCCCTCTTCTTTTACCTCACCGTCATCGTCAAAGCCACACCCTATACTGTGGGCAACCAGAACTGCCTCAACCTGCAGCAGTTCG GATTGGATGTGGTTTTCAACACcaccaacaacaacacaccGGGCAACACTGCTCTTGGTAGCAACATGTGGGAATACTGCGGCAACGATTACAACAAATTCCAGGCCGAT GGATTCCAACTGTTCAACTTGTACATCGTGGCCTTGGTGGGAGCCTTGGTGGTCACCATCAGCCTG GTGCACTACTTGACGTGCTTGTCAGTGAATTACGCGCACCTGAAGAACATGGCAAGGAGCAACAAGTATAAAGACACCAACAACTACCATGGTCACGAGGAGCAGGAACTGCACTCCTACTGA
- the LOC118419675 gene encoding proteolipid protein DM beta-like isoform X1 — protein sequence MKRGYELQTGEKEGCCDACIRCLGRIPYASLIATILLAAGIAVFCGSFYTAVIQTRTLFSFDFRSVTDNFFNLTEALKWSAVGITAFMGVYAFILLLIGFLATGASKEKKYCGFGTGLGSRITVAFFLVLTYIIFIGWLLMSCMGVIPSLFFYLTVIVKATPYTVGNQNCLNLQQFGLDVVFNTTNNNTPGNTALGSNMWEYCGNDYNKFQADGFQLFNLYIVALVGALVVTISLVHYLMCLSANYAHLKDSGKIYKYEETKYREEQELHNIVTNSKEKLNY from the exons ATGAAGCGAGGTTATGAGTTACAGACAGGGGAAAAGGAAG GGTGCTGTGACGCGTGTATCAGGTGTTTAGGGCGGATTCCCTACGCCTCCCTCATCGCCACCATTTTGCTGGCGGCCGGGATCGCCGTGTTCTGCGGGTCGTTCTACACCGCGGTTATCCAGACACGGACCCTCTTCAGCTTTGACTTTAGATCAGTTACAGACAATTTCTTCAATCT CACGGAAGCTCTAAAATGGAGTGCTGTCGGCATCACTGCGTTTATGGGTGTCTATGCCTTCATCCTGCTCCTGATCGGTTTCCTAGCAACCGGCGCCAGCAAAGAGAAGAAGTACTGTGGCTTTGGCACCGGGCTGGGCAGCAGGATAACTGTGGCATTT TTCCTTGTGCTGACATACATCATCTTCATTGGATGGCTGCTGATGTCCTGCATGGGGGTCATCCCCTCCCTCTTCTTTTACCTCACCGTCATCGTCAAAGCCACACCCTATACTGTGGGCAACCAGAACTGCCTCAACCTGCAGCAGTTCG GATTGGATGTGGTTTTCAACACcaccaacaacaacacaccGGGCAACACTGCTCTTGGTAGCAACATGTGGGAATACTGCGGCAACGATTACAACAAATTCCAGGCCGAT GGATTCCAACTGTTCAACTTGTACATCGTGGCCTTGGTGGGAGCCTTGGTGGTCACCATCAGCCTG GTGCACTACTTGATGTGCTTGTCGGCCAATTACGCTCACCTCAAGGATTCTGGGAAAATTTACAAGTACGAGGAAACCAAATACCGCGAAGAACAGGAGCTGCACAACATCGTGACCAACTCCAAGGAAAAGCTCAACTACTGA
- the LOC118419675 gene encoding proteolipid protein DM beta-like isoform X3 has protein sequence MGCCDACIRCLGRIPYASLIATILLAAGIAVFCGSFYTAVIQTRTLFSFDFRSVTDNFFNLTEALKWSAVGITAFMGVYAFILLLIGFLATGASKEKKYCGFGTGLGSRITVAFFLVLTYIIFIGWLLMSCMGVIPSLFFYLTVIVKATPYTVGNQNCLNLQQFGLDVVFNTTNNNTPGNTALGSNMWEYCGNDYNKFQADGFQLFNLYIVALVGALVVTISLVHYLMCLSANYAHLKDSGKIYKYEETKYREEQELHNIVTNSKEKLNY, from the exons GGTGCTGTGACGCGTGTATCAGGTGTTTAGGGCGGATTCCCTACGCCTCCCTCATCGCCACCATTTTGCTGGCGGCCGGGATCGCCGTGTTCTGCGGGTCGTTCTACACCGCGGTTATCCAGACACGGACCCTCTTCAGCTTTGACTTTAGATCAGTTACAGACAATTTCTTCAATCT CACGGAAGCTCTAAAATGGAGTGCTGTCGGCATCACTGCGTTTATGGGTGTCTATGCCTTCATCCTGCTCCTGATCGGTTTCCTAGCAACCGGCGCCAGCAAAGAGAAGAAGTACTGTGGCTTTGGCACCGGGCTGGGCAGCAGGATAACTGTGGCATTT TTCCTTGTGCTGACATACATCATCTTCATTGGATGGCTGCTGATGTCCTGCATGGGGGTCATCCCCTCCCTCTTCTTTTACCTCACCGTCATCGTCAAAGCCACACCCTATACTGTGGGCAACCAGAACTGCCTCAACCTGCAGCAGTTCG GATTGGATGTGGTTTTCAACACcaccaacaacaacacaccGGGCAACACTGCTCTTGGTAGCAACATGTGGGAATACTGCGGCAACGATTACAACAAATTCCAGGCCGAT GGATTCCAACTGTTCAACTTGTACATCGTGGCCTTGGTGGGAGCCTTGGTGGTCACCATCAGCCTG GTGCACTACTTGATGTGCTTGTCGGCCAATTACGCTCACCTCAAGGATTCTGGGAAAATTTACAAGTACGAGGAAACCAAATACCGCGAAGAACAGGAGCTGCACAACATCGTGACCAACTCCAAGGAAAAGCTCAACTACTGA